A window of the Butyricimonas faecalis genome harbors these coding sequences:
- a CDS encoding DUF4843 domain-containing protein — MKCSIKQYAILLIIICMGLYSCSKSDIMYYEGGNALHFMKLRQGLSFMTNMEAEKDTMQIKVLLVGNPVDRDREFAVEVVSDSITTATSDQYRVIKAVVPANDTIGTLVLEVCNPKFLGINESTLVLKLAVKDNENFKVGGWLNYSAIILTWTTDLVQPETWRAMRFFFTSKYSSNVYRAIIASTGLTEFWYYDPDPETGYRLDQYEGWVYGKMFGDWIREYNKTHDDVYRHDDGAYKGEEIVPIY, encoded by the coding sequence ATGAAATGTTCGATAAAACAATATGCGATCTTGTTGATAATTATATGTATGGGGCTTTATAGTTGCTCTAAGAGTGATATTATGTATTACGAAGGAGGAAATGCCTTGCATTTCATGAAATTACGACAAGGGCTTTCATTTATGACAAATATGGAAGCAGAGAAAGATACGATGCAGATTAAAGTTTTGCTTGTTGGAAATCCCGTGGATCGCGATCGGGAATTTGCTGTCGAGGTTGTGAGTGATTCAATTACAACGGCTACATCTGATCAATATCGGGTGATAAAAGCTGTTGTTCCGGCTAATGATACGATTGGAACTCTTGTCTTGGAAGTTTGTAATCCTAAATTTCTGGGAATTAATGAGTCCACGTTAGTATTGAAATTAGCTGTAAAAGATAATGAAAATTTTAAAGTCGGAGGATGGTTAAATTACTCTGCTATTATTTTGACATGGACTACGGATTTAGTACAACCGGAAACTTGGAGAGCTATGAGGTTTTTCTTTACATCAAAATATTCTTCTAATGTTTATCGGGCGATTATTGCATCTACAGGATTAACCGAATTTTGGTATTATGATCCTGACCCGGAAACCGGTTATCGATTAGATCAATACGAAGGATGGGTATATGGAAAAATGTTTGGGGATTGGATTCGGGAGTATAATAAAACCCATGATGATGTGTACCGTCATGATGATGGCGCGTATAAAGGAGAAGAAATAGTGCCAATATATTAA
- a CDS encoding RagB/SusD family nutrient uptake outer membrane protein gives MKTKLFIVLMILGLVFTSCEDWLKVNSETELSQDDMFSSDEGFHTALTGVYIGMTATDLYGMHLSWHMLDYLAHYYCLISGSNDTYLHSHQYKHTRVYPYIKGTWNGLYNLIANCNNILAKLEEHKSELNPINYQLVKGEALTLRAFFHFDLMRMFGFGNLRNRDVSSKKAIPYVTTFSKEVTPQLSYSETFELLKKDLLEAIDLLYGENGKNCYRITGDDDFFDNGPNGEDHAFFTYFDYQTSPRVDYYVAKAILARVYMWEGTDEGYAKAAEIAEEWFLTEDDSGQDCWDWVSRSRVTNSNVLYRDRTFSQEHIWHLSVTKLNDIIGNWLDASNPNATYERIFLTQEMAFSIFEVGEGNDVGVNDYRYSYLLQPQGSGLNNYATLKLDQCNGETNYGQKIPLISTPEMYYICAEVYAQQGNLKKAISYLNTVRRARGITADLDENLTYQEVREEILKEYRKEFVSLGQLFYFYKRWGVESVAGYADIMDDTKYVLPYPDEEVISGNRVQF, from the coding sequence ATGAAGACAAAATTATTTATTGTATTAATGATATTGGGCCTTGTTTTTACATCATGTGAAGACTGGTTGAAAGTAAATTCTGAAACAGAATTATCTCAAGATGATATGTTTTCTTCAGATGAAGGATTTCATACCGCTTTAACTGGAGTGTATATAGGTATGACAGCCACGGATCTTTATGGTATGCATTTATCTTGGCATATGTTGGACTATCTAGCTCATTATTATTGTTTGATCTCAGGAAGTAATGATACTTACCTACATAGTCATCAATATAAACATACGCGAGTTTATCCATATATTAAAGGAACGTGGAATGGTTTATATAATTTGATTGCAAATTGTAATAATATTTTAGCCAAATTGGAAGAACATAAATCGGAATTAAATCCGATTAATTATCAACTTGTAAAAGGAGAAGCATTGACGTTAAGAGCTTTTTTTCATTTTGATTTGATGCGTATGTTTGGTTTCGGAAATTTGCGGAATCGAGACGTCTCTTCTAAAAAAGCGATTCCTTATGTAACGACGTTTAGTAAGGAGGTTACTCCGCAGTTATCTTATTCGGAAACTTTTGAACTCTTGAAAAAAGATTTACTAGAGGCGATTGATTTGCTTTATGGAGAAAATGGGAAAAATTGTTATCGAATTACTGGAGATGATGATTTTTTTGATAACGGACCGAATGGTGAAGATCATGCATTCTTTACTTATTTTGATTATCAGACTTCTCCCCGAGTAGATTATTATGTGGCAAAAGCTATTCTTGCCCGAGTATATATGTGGGAGGGAACTGATGAAGGATATGCTAAAGCGGCAGAAATTGCCGAAGAATGGTTCTTGACAGAGGATGATTCTGGACAAGATTGTTGGGATTGGGTTTCTCGCAGTCGTGTGACAAATTCTAACGTTCTTTATCGGGATAGAACTTTTTCTCAGGAGCATATTTGGCATCTTTCAGTGACTAAATTGAATGATATTATAGGAAATTGGCTGGATGCATCTAATCCTAACGCTACTTATGAACGTATATTCCTTACTCAAGAAATGGCTTTTTCAATATTTGAGGTAGGCGAGGGAAATGATGTAGGTGTAAATGATTATCGGTATTCTTATCTACTTCAACCCCAAGGTTCTGGGTTAAATAATTATGCCACGTTGAAGTTGGATCAATGCAATGGAGAAACAAATTATGGACAAAAGATCCCCTTAATCAGTACTCCGGAAATGTATTATATATGTGCGGAAGTATATGCGCAACAAGGAAATCTAAAAAAGGCAATAAGTTATTTGAATACAGTACGTCGAGCTCGTGGAATTACGGCGGATCTAGATGAAAATTTAACTTATCAAGAAGTTAGAGAGGAGATATTGAAAGAATATCGGAAAGAATTCGTGAGTTTGGGGCAATTGTTCTATTTCTATAAACGTTGGGGGGTAGAAAGTGTTGCCGGGTATGCTGACATCATGGATGATACCAAATATGTTTTGCCTTATCCAGATGAGGAAGTTATATCGGGAAATCGAGTGCAATTTTAA
- a CDS encoding SusC/RagA family TonB-linked outer membrane protein produces MHNEKFFKDLGFVEQFKIRGSIGYTGNQNFQSNKAAATYKYYMKENYNYYWSGAYLNNMENPGLQWELKKDYNVGVDLKVKNVSLMFDWYTSNTENLVSQITIPGSTGFTSVSENLGLIQNRGFEVALGINIINRKDFFLNVNGNITTNDNKLKKLSGAMKTFNDNQMALAQAEDRVTPVLMYYDGMHMNTLWAVPSVGIDPSDGYEVYINRDGRLTKQWKAEDMIAAGVADSKYNGNFGLNGEYKGFGLSVVFTFLGGGELYNQTLVDKVENVNITYNVDKRVLSGRWKQRGDQTQFRRIKNLGDDYIMGNMRESSYTRATTRFIQKDNELNLSSLSVYYDLPRSWMNRIGFERIRLQANMNDVYKWSSIKIERGTSYPFARTLSVSLTAIF; encoded by the coding sequence TTGCATAATGAAAAGTTTTTTAAAGACTTAGGTTTTGTAGAACAATTTAAGATAAGAGGTTCCATAGGATATACTGGTAATCAGAACTTTCAATCCAATAAGGCTGCGGCAACTTATAAATATTATATGAAAGAAAATTATAATTATTATTGGAGTGGAGCTTATCTAAATAATATGGAAAATCCTGGGCTTCAATGGGAGTTGAAAAAAGATTATAATGTTGGTGTTGACCTAAAAGTAAAGAATGTATCATTAATGTTTGATTGGTATACTTCAAATACGGAAAATTTAGTATCACAAATTACGATTCCTGGTTCAACCGGTTTTACTTCTGTTAGTGAAAATTTAGGATTGATTCAGAATCGGGGATTTGAGGTGGCACTAGGAATAAATATAATTAACCGTAAAGATTTCTTTTTGAATGTCAACGGTAATATAACTACAAATGATAATAAATTGAAGAAATTGTCTGGAGCCATGAAAACTTTCAATGATAATCAAATGGCTTTGGCACAAGCAGAAGATAGGGTAACACCCGTGTTGATGTATTATGACGGAATGCATATGAATACGCTTTGGGCGGTTCCTTCCGTGGGTATTGACCCTTCTGATGGTTATGAGGTGTACATAAATCGTGACGGACGACTCACGAAACAATGGAAAGCGGAAGATATGATTGCCGCAGGTGTTGCCGATTCAAAATATAATGGAAATTTTGGTTTGAACGGAGAGTATAAAGGTTTTGGCTTGAGCGTTGTTTTTACTTTTTTGGGTGGAGGAGAACTGTATAATCAAACGTTAGTGGATAAAGTAGAAAATGTCAATATCACTTATAATGTGGATAAACGAGTGTTGTCTGGAAGATGGAAACAACGAGGAGATCAGACTCAGTTTCGGCGAATTAAAAATTTAGGCGATGATTATATTATGGGGAACATGAGAGAGTCTAGTTATACGCGTGCTACTACTCGTTTTATACAAAAAGATAATGAATTGAATTTATCTTCTTTGAGTGTGTATTACGATCTGCCACGTTCATGGATGAATCGTATCGGATTTGAGAGAATCAGATTACAGGCCAATATGAACGATGTGTATAAATGGTCATCAATCAAAATTGAACGAGGAACATCTTATCCGTTTGCTAGAACATTAAGTGTTTCTTTAACTGCAATTTTTTAA
- a CDS encoding SusC/RagA family TonB-linked outer membrane protein: MKKKRRCTHLLSTKVKKMLFVLQATVLLLLFCSVVQAMTDQPLISLSMKKATVKDVIWAIEKQSKLVFVYNTKDLDQEGTIDFDVKNKTVSEALDVCLKNTGLEYVIQQNTVVIRRKGGKTSNVQKLVLKGIVVDKDSVPLPGVTIVLKGTVLGVVSDHEGKFVLEIPQMDHPVLVFSFVGMQTQEYQYVGKSDIRIVMIEDVKSMEEVVVTGIFTRRAESFTGAAKTFRKDELKRVGNTNVFQSLKNLDPSLKILDNRNMGSDPNTLPDMRLRGTSSFPAGDNEINLKGNYQSQPNQPLFILDGFETTVETVFDLDMNRVESITILKDAASKAIYGSKAANGVVVIETVGLGVEGVRVTYTGNLDLEMPDLTSYNLCNAAEKLEAEFLEGSVYQNTYDGMSKYYERLKNVKDGLDEYWLSKPLQVGVGQKHALTFEMGNKEMKTLFTVSYNNVVGVMKESYRNTFSGTAQISYRKSNFLFRDIATITRNKTQDSPYGTFSEYAKANPYSPAYDENGKPMEYYDRGTYTAKSPLYNAYTNIKDQTSYLNFTNNFYIEWTIIEGLKATGRVSFTTKRSDADEYYPYNHTSQSNYGRDVYYKRGAYTLNTGKSNTVSGDIYLNFSRTWGKHTLFSNVGWNISENEYMEIINEAQGYKSDSMDEYIFGMMYKEDGKPSGNSSKNRNVGFLGVLAYTYADRFLLDATLRGSAASVFGTDNPWATF, from the coding sequence ATGAAAAAAAAACGTAGATGTACTCATTTATTGAGTACAAAAGTAAAAAAAATGTTGTTTGTTTTACAAGCAACGGTCTTGTTACTTCTATTTTGTAGCGTTGTTCAAGCTATGACGGACCAGCCGTTAATCAGTCTTTCCATGAAAAAGGCAACTGTAAAGGATGTTATTTGGGCGATAGAGAAACAATCCAAATTGGTATTTGTTTATAACACGAAAGATTTGGATCAGGAGGGAACGATTGATTTTGATGTTAAGAACAAAACGGTATCAGAAGCTCTTGATGTATGTTTAAAAAACACGGGACTTGAATACGTGATTCAACAAAATACGGTTGTTATTAGACGTAAGGGTGGAAAAACTTCTAATGTACAAAAGCTTGTGTTAAAGGGAATTGTTGTAGATAAAGATAGTGTGCCATTGCCGGGAGTTACAATCGTCTTAAAGGGTACGGTGTTAGGGGTTGTCTCTGATCATGAGGGAAAGTTTGTACTGGAAATACCTCAAATGGATCATCCTGTACTTGTTTTTTCATTTGTGGGGATGCAAACACAAGAGTATCAATATGTAGGGAAATCAGATATTCGAATCGTTATGATCGAAGATGTAAAAAGTATGGAGGAGGTAGTGGTGACTGGAATTTTTACTCGGCGGGCAGAAAGTTTTACCGGGGCGGCAAAAACATTTCGGAAAGATGAATTAAAACGTGTGGGTAATACAAATGTATTCCAAAGTCTGAAAAATCTAGATCCTTCACTTAAAATTTTGGATAATAGAAATATGGGATCAGATCCTAATACACTTCCAGATATGCGTTTGCGTGGAACTTCTTCTTTTCCCGCAGGAGATAATGAAATAAATTTGAAAGGGAATTATCAGTCTCAACCTAACCAGCCCTTGTTTATTTTGGATGGATTTGAGACAACGGTAGAGACGGTATTTGATTTAGACATGAATAGAGTTGAGAGTATTACCATATTGAAAGATGCTGCATCAAAGGCTATTTATGGGTCTAAAGCGGCCAATGGTGTTGTTGTGATTGAAACGGTCGGGCTCGGTGTTGAAGGAGTTCGTGTGACTTATACGGGAAATTTAGATTTGGAGATGCCAGATTTGACGAGTTATAATTTGTGTAATGCTGCAGAAAAGCTAGAAGCGGAATTTCTTGAAGGTAGTGTTTATCAAAATACTTATGATGGAATGAGTAAATATTATGAACGGTTGAAAAATGTGAAAGATGGTTTGGATGAATATTGGTTATCAAAACCTTTACAGGTTGGGGTTGGGCAGAAACATGCTTTAACATTCGAAATGGGAAATAAAGAAATGAAGACTCTTTTTACTGTGTCGTATAACAATGTAGTGGGAGTTATGAAAGAATCATATCGAAATACTTTTTCTGGGACAGCACAAATTTCCTATCGTAAATCGAACTTTTTATTTCGTGATATAGCTACAATTACAAGAAATAAAACACAGGATTCTCCATATGGTACTTTTAGCGAATATGCGAAAGCAAATCCTTATTCTCCGGCTTATGATGAAAATGGAAAACCAATGGAATATTATGATCGAGGTACGTACACGGCAAAATCACCATTATATAATGCCTATACAAATATTAAAGATCAGACTTCTTATTTGAACTTTACAAATAATTTTTATATAGAATGGACAATAATAGAAGGATTGAAAGCAACGGGACGTGTCAGTTTCACGACTAAACGTAGTGATGCGGATGAGTATTATCCTTATAACCATACAAGTCAGAGTAATTATGGAAGGGATGTATATTATAAAAGAGGTGCTTATACATTAAATACAGGAAAGAGTAATACGGTATCCGGTGATATTTATTTGAATTTTTCAAGAACATGGGGTAAACATACATTATTCAGTAATGTTGGGTGGAATATTTCAGAGAATGAGTATATGGAAATCATTAATGAGGCTCAAGGATATAAATCGGATAGTATGGATGAATATATTTTTGGGATGATGTATAAGGAGGATGGAAAACCTTCCGGAAATAGTTCTAAAAATAGGAATGTTGGTTTTTTGGGTGTGTTGGCTTATACTTATGCAGATCGTTTTTTGTTGGATGCGACATTGCGAGGAAGTGCTGCTTCTGTTTTTGGAACGGATAATCCTTGGGCAACATTCTAG
- a CDS encoding FecR family protein: protein MDDKYFDIAQLVGKYLANDLTNSERIRLMKWVELSEVNRLWFHSVTESNFVRLKRQNLKSVDIDQGWIALLKKKRQEYKRALYLQVLKYVGIFIIPVLLGVYVFMHVKEHQVIDVPVMQEILPGSHRAILQMADGSSIVLHPQLEEIVKEKDGTLIDLKGECVTYEVTDSSLEQEVIYNNLVVPRGGEFAITLSDGTIVYLNADSKLRFPVKFAEDVRMVELDGEGYFQVAKNESSPFTVKVGEMKVSVLGTEFNILGYKEYGEIQTTLVNGKVEVSSDKNKKNYTLLPGEQAVFNKKDGIIKVSKVDISYAIAWREGLLRFRDRPLREIMDVVARWYDIEIVYEDIEVKEYLFGCNFNRHETILPLLEVLESTGTVHFKIEDKKIIVSK from the coding sequence ATGGATGATAAATATTTTGATATAGCCCAATTAGTTGGTAAGTATCTGGCAAATGATTTGACAAATTCAGAAAGGATTCGGTTGATGAAATGGGTAGAATTGTCTGAGGTTAATCGTTTGTGGTTTCATTCTGTCACGGAATCAAATTTTGTTAGGTTGAAACGTCAAAATTTAAAATCTGTTGACATTGATCAAGGATGGATTGCTTTGTTGAAAAAGAAACGGCAGGAGTATAAACGAGCATTGTATCTACAAGTATTGAAGTATGTAGGCATATTTATTATTCCTGTTTTACTTGGAGTGTATGTTTTTATGCATGTGAAAGAGCATCAAGTAATAGATGTTCCCGTAATGCAGGAGATCTTGCCAGGGAGTCATAGGGCTATTTTACAAATGGCTGATGGTTCATCTATTGTGTTGCATCCTCAGTTAGAGGAAATAGTAAAAGAGAAGGATGGAACGTTGATTGATTTAAAGGGAGAATGTGTTACATATGAGGTAACAGATAGTTCTTTAGAGCAAGAAGTAATATATAATAATTTGGTAGTACCTAGAGGTGGAGAATTTGCGATAACGTTATCGGATGGTACAATTGTTTATTTAAATGCAGATTCTAAATTGCGTTTTCCTGTGAAATTTGCAGAAGATGTGAGGATGGTGGAGTTGGATGGAGAGGGGTATTTTCAAGTAGCTAAAAATGAGAGTTCTCCTTTTACTGTGAAAGTAGGTGAAATGAAAGTTTCAGTACTTGGGACTGAGTTTAATATATTGGGTTACAAGGAATATGGGGAAATTCAGACGACATTGGTGAATGGGAAAGTGGAAGTTTCTTCTGATAAAAATAAGAAAAATTATACACTTTTACCGGGAGAACAAGCGGTATTTAATAAAAAGGATGGGATAATAAAGGTTAGTAAAGTGGATATTTCTTATGCGATAGCTTGGCGAGAAGGTTTATTGCGATTCAGAGATCGCCCTTTAAGGGAAATTATGGATGTAGTGGCTCGTTGGTACGACATTGAAATTGTATATGAAGATATAGAAGTAAAAGAATATCTTTTTGGATGTAATTTTAATCGTCATGAGACGATATTGCCTTTGTTGGAAGTTCTAGAAAGTACGGGAACAGTTCATTTTAAGATTGAAGATAAAAAGATAATTGTAAGTAAATAA
- a CDS encoding RNA polymerase sigma factor, producing the protein MEKEYADIDLLLKLLQQGDEKAFRSLFKEFYASLCLFATHYLGDQEAAADIVQESFLKYWNKRADFDNYCRIKSFLYVVVRHACLNQLRSQNLRLHVSDEFIKDSEQDFYNYVMEEEAHRLFNKAIDNLPPQMRAVINFSLDGLKNSEIAEKMNLSEGTVHSYKKEAYKKLKVSLREYYYLLSILLFALE; encoded by the coding sequence ATGGAAAAAGAATATGCGGATATTGATCTTTTATTAAAGCTTTTACAACAAGGAGATGAAAAAGCTTTTCGGAGTTTATTTAAAGAGTTTTATGCTTCTTTGTGTTTGTTTGCTACTCATTATTTAGGAGATCAAGAAGCGGCCGCAGATATCGTTCAAGAATCTTTTTTAAAATATTGGAATAAAAGGGCTGATTTTGATAATTATTGTAGGATAAAGTCTTTTCTTTATGTTGTGGTTCGTCATGCATGTTTGAATCAATTGCGGAGTCAGAATTTGCGATTACACGTTTCAGACGAATTTATAAAGGATTCGGAACAGGATTTTTATAATTACGTGATGGAAGAGGAGGCTCATCGTCTTTTTAATAAAGCAATAGATAATCTACCACCTCAAATGCGTGCTGTGATAAATTTTTCATTAGACGGTTTAAAGAATTCAGAAATAGCCGAGAAAATGAATTTATCTGAAGGAACAGTACATTCTTATAAAAAAGAAGCTTATAAAAAGTTGAAAGTTAGTTTGCGAGAATATTATTATTTGTTATCAATATTATTATTTGCACTCGAATAA
- a CDS encoding TlpA family protein disulfide reductase: protein MKRVFIFIVFLFVLGGLTRVDAQEKETLVKVGDDVPEFVVEMFDGQKIDIKDLKGKVVLINFWATWCPPCQEELKRVQKEIIDRFKGKDFVFLAISREETKEQVKKFRDRNGYTFPMGLDPERKIYSKFATASIPRNFIIDKKGKIVEIEVGYTKESFAKMIEKLEKLLK from the coding sequence ATGAAAAGGGTATTTATTTTTATAGTTTTCTTGTTCGTGTTGGGAGGTTTGACTCGGGTTGATGCCCAAGAAAAGGAAACTTTGGTGAAAGTGGGGGATGATGTTCCCGAATTTGTGGTGGAGATGTTTGATGGACAAAAGATCGATATTAAAGATTTAAAGGGGAAAGTCGTGTTAATTAATTTCTGGGCCACGTGGTGTCCCCCATGTCAAGAGGAATTGAAACGAGTACAAAAGGAGATTATCGACCGTTTTAAAGGGAAAGATTTCGTGTTTCTGGCAATTTCCCGCGAGGAAACGAAGGAGCAGGTGAAAAAATTTCGGGATAGAAATGGCTATACATTCCCGATGGGCCTTGACCCGGAACGTAAGATTTATTCCAAGTTTGCCACGGCATCAATTCCAAGAAATTTTATCATCGATAAGAAAGGAAAGATCGTGGAGATTGAAGTTGGTTATACTAAAGAGTCTTTTGCAAAGATGATTGAAAAATTGGAAAAATTGTTGAAGTAA